The Candidatus Schekmanbacteria bacterium RIFCSPLOWO2_02_FULL_38_14 genomic interval CATATGAAAAGGCTTTCAGCAAATATGGAATAAAAGTAGCGCAACTTCTTCTAACCCACGATGACATGAGCGACAGGAAAAGATACTTGAATGCCAGAAATACTCTTTTTACTCTTTTAAAACATGGAATCATACCAATAGTTAATGAGAATGATACGGTGGCAGTGGATGAGATAAAGTTTGGAGATAATGATTTTCTCTCAGCAGCAATCTCGAATATGGTAGATGCAGATTTACTTTTCATTTTAACAGACGTAGAAGGATTATATACTTCAGACCCCAGAGAAGGCAAAAATATGCAGTTAATTCCGGTTGTTGAAAATGTTACACCTGAAATTGAAAAGATGATTACAAGCACCAGAAGCGCAATGGGTACTGGAGGGATGGTTGCAAAAGTTCAGGCTGCAGCAAAAGCAACCATATCGGGTGTTACCACAGTAATAGCAAGTGGCAAGAATCCGCTTGTTCTTGAAGAGTTTTTAGGAGGCAAGGAGGTTGGTACGCTGTTTTTGCCCAAAAAGAGACCCCTGAAAAGCAGAAAGCATTGGATCGGATATACAAGAAAAATACACGGAAGAGTAACGGTTGATGACGGCGCAAAAGAGGCATTGATAAAAAGAGGTAAAAGCTTGTTATCATCAGGAATAATATCCATTGATGGTAAATTTGATGAGGGAGATTCTGTTCTGTGCGTGGATAGAGATGGAAAATGGTTTGCAAAGGGGCTTGTTAATTATAATTCATCAGACCTTGTCAGGATTATGGGTAAAAAGAGCATGGAGATTGAGGGGATTCTGGGACATAAGGATTATGATGAAGTTATTCACAGGGATAATTTGGTGGTGATTGGGGAATGAAAAAAGTTAGGCGGACTAATGTCAAAACTCAAAATTCAAATGAAATCCAAAGCCCAAATAACAAAAGTTCCTTTAATCATTTAGTCATTTGAACTTGATTTGACATTTGGATTTTGGCCTTTGAACTTGTAATTAATTCAGAAAGAACATAGAGGAACAATATGGAGATTAAGGAACTCGTTTCACAAAAAGGCAAACTTGCAAAAAAGGCGTCAAGAGAGCTTGCAACTCTTTCAACAGGAGTTAAAAACAATGCTCTTTTAAAAATGGCAGATGAGCTTGAAAAAGGGGCAGCAAGGATTCTTGAAGCTAACAAAGGTGATCTTGAGAATGCGCAGAAGCAGAAATTTCCAAAAGCATTCATTGACAGATTATTCCTTAATAAGGAGAGGATAAAGGATATAGCATCAGGATTAAAAGAAATAGCCAAGCTTCCTGACCCGGTAGGGGAGGGAACAAAGATGTGGCAAAGACCAAACGGAATGCGGATAGGGAAAATCAGGGTGCCAATAGGCGTAATTGGGGTTATCTATGAATCAAGGCCCGGAGTTACAGCAGATGCTGCAGGGCTCTGCCTTAAGTCAGGGAACAGCGTTATTCTTAGAGGCGGTTCTGAGTCAATTAATTCTAACAGGGCAATAGCAGGAATTTTATCAAATGCAGCAACAAGCAGCGGAATACCGGAAGGAGCAGTTCAGATTATGGAGATGACTGAAAGAGAGGCAGTAACTGAACTTCTTAAGCTTGATACATATATAGACCTTATAATCCCTCGTGGCGGAGAGGAGTTAATAAGGTTTATAAGGGAAAATTCAACAATTCCTTTTGTAAGACATGATAAGGGATTGTGCCATACATTTGTTGATAGAGATGCAAATATTGAAATGGCAGAGAAAATTTGTTTTAATGCAAAAGTTCAAAGACCGGGAGTATGCAATGCAATGGAGACACTCCTTGTCCATAAGGATATTGCAGGAAAGTTTCTTCCTTTAATGGTAAAAAAATATAAAGATGCAGGTGTTGAAATCAGGGGGTGTAGCAGGACAAAAGGTGTTGTCAGCGATATAAAGGATGCAACAGAGGATGACTGGAGGACAGAATACCTTGAATTGATACTATCAGTAAAAATAGTAGATTCTGTTGAAGAGGCAATATCGCATATTTCAGATTACGGGTCAGGGCATTCAGAGGCTATAATAACCAGCAATTACTTCAATGCCCAGAAATTCCTTCGTGAGGTTGATGCTTCTTCTGTTTTTGTAAATGCCTCCACAAGACTTGCTGATGGTAATCAGTACGGACTTGGCGCAGAGATGGGAATAAGCACACAGAAGCTTCACTGCAGGGGTCCTATGGGGCTTGAAGACTTGACTTCGCAGAAATATATAATATACGGGGATGGGCAGGTCAGGCAGTAAGGGGAAGTGAATAGTGAATAGTGAGGAGTAGCTGCAGAGCATAGCTCTGCCTCAGAAAAAACTGACGACTGACAACTAACGACTAATTGCTGATTAATATGGGCATTGGTATTTTAGGCGGTACTTTTAATCCGATTCATTTTGGCCATCTAAGAGCTGCTGAGGAGGTTCGCGAAGAGTTTAATCTTCAAAAAATTATCTTTGTGCCTTCTGCTCAGCCTCCTCACAAAAACCTGAAAAATATAATTCCAAGCAATTACAGAAAAGAAATGGTTGAAATAGCAATTAAGGGGAATCCTTTCTTTGAAGTCTCAGCAATCGAAATCAACCGTGAAGGGAATTCTTATACAATAGATACCATATGTGATATTAAAAAAAACTATAAAGAAGATATTTTTTTAATTTCAGGTGTTGATACATTTAAGGAATTCTCCACATGGAGAAGCGTTGAGGAACTTGTTAAGAGTTGTCACTTTATAGTTACTTCAAGGCCCGGAAGAGACTTGGAGTCCCTTGTGAGTGTTCTTTCAAATACAGTAACCAAGCGTTTTCCATCAATAGTTTTCAGCTATGAGGGTGTCAAAGGGAGAAGTTCGGTTTTTAATATTTCTTCTAGTTCTTACAAAATGTTTTCTATGGAAATCACAGGACTTGATCTATCTGCAACTGCAATAAGAGAGAATATTTCAAAGGGCAAATCAATAAGGTATTTGACTCCTGCTGAGGTTGAGGAATATATAAAAGAGAACAACTTATATAAATAGTTTTTTATTAATTCAAATGCTCTAAACTGTTTAAATTCTATAAAGGAGGGATTAAGATAAAAAGCGTTAAAAAATCAGTTTCAGTTCCTAAGAATAAAGCCATTCAGGCTGTTCAGTTTGCGCTTGATAAGAAGGCAGAGGAACCGGTTGTTTTTGATGTAAGAAAGTTTACTTCAATTGCTGACTATTTTTTTATCTGCCATGGAAATTCTGACAGGCAGGTAAAGGCAATAACAGAAAATATCATTGAGCAGTTCAAAAATACCGGAATAAAACACCTTTCAGCAGAAGGTTTCGGACAATGTACTTGGGTGATACTGGATTACAGTGATGTGATTGTCCATGTGTTCAGAAAAGAAGAAAGGGATTATTATAATCTTGAAGGCTTGTGGGGGGATGCCACGAGAGTAAAAATCGCAACCGCTAAAAAGCAGGGTTAAAAACCCCGACTATAGATAGGCGGGACATTCTTGTCCTGTATGTATTTTCAAATTCAACTAATTATAATTTTTCAACTTCTGTTAGTGCCTCTTCAAATATTTCCAGTGCCTTTGTAGCCTCTTTTTTGTTTATAATCAAAGGCGGAAGAAATCTGACAGAGTTTTCTCCGCAGCCAAGAATAATCAAACCTTTTTTAAAGCATTTGGTTAAAAGTTCGCTTCTTTCCTTTATTGCCCGCTTCTTTGTTACTTTATCCTTAACAAGTTCAACACCTATCATTAATCCCTTCCCGCGGACATCACCGATTAAACAGTGGCTCTTTTCCATTTCCTTTAAATTCGAAATCATAAAACTGCCAATTACTTCAGCATTCTTCATTAGGCTGTTTTTAACCAGTTCAATAGTTACAATTGCAGCTTCACAGGCAACCGGATTTCCTCCAAAAGTGCTTGCGTGTGAACCCGGGACCCAGTTCATAATTTTTTCCGAAGCTACTGTTGCTGAAAGAGGAAAACCAGATGCTATCCCTTTGGCAAGGACTATGATGTCAGGAATTATTCCAAAATGCTCTATGGCAAGGAATTTCCCTGTCCTTCCTACCCCTGACTGTACTTCATCGGCTACAAAAAGAATGCCGTACTTTTTTGCGATTTTGTAAAGCTTCTGATGAAATTCCTCTGG includes:
- a CDS encoding glutamate 5-kinase, translated to MKDFNRTEFLNGIKRVVVKIGSAVLTKEKDGLNVYHIETIANEISKLKKNKYEFVIVTSGAMAAGRMELNISGRVEGIPNKQAAAAIGQCRLMWAYEKAFSKYGIKVAQLLLTHDDMSDRKRYLNARNTLFTLLKHGIIPIVNENDTVAVDEIKFGDNDFLSAAISNMVDADLLFILTDVEGLYTSDPREGKNMQLIPVVENVTPEIEKMITSTRSAMGTGGMVAKVQAAAKATISGVTTVIASGKNPLVLEEFLGGKEVGTLFLPKKRPLKSRKHWIGYTRKIHGRVTVDDGAKEALIKRGKSLLSSGIISIDGKFDEGDSVLCVDRDGKWFAKGLVNYNSSDLVRIMGKKSMEIEGILGHKDYDEVIHRDNLVVIGE
- a CDS encoding ribosome silencing factor, with the protein product MQAVQFALDKKAEEPVVFDVRKFTSIADYFFICHGNSDRQVKAITENIIEQFKNTGIKHLSAEGFGQCTWVILDYSDVIVHVFRKEERDYYNLEGLWGDATRVKIATAKKQG
- a CDS encoding nicotinate (nicotinamide) nucleotide adenylyltransferase, translating into MGIGILGGTFNPIHFGHLRAAEEVREEFNLQKIIFVPSAQPPHKNLKNIIPSNYRKEMVEIAIKGNPFFEVSAIEINREGNSYTIDTICDIKKNYKEDIFLISGVDTFKEFSTWRSVEELVKSCHFIVTSRPGRDLESLVSVLSNTVTKRFPSIVFSYEGVKGRSSVFNISSSSYKMFSMEITGLDLSATAIRENISKGKSIRYLTPAEVEEYIKENNLYK
- a CDS encoding glutamate-5-semialdehyde dehydrogenase, with product MEIKELVSQKGKLAKKASRELATLSTGVKNNALLKMADELEKGAARILEANKGDLENAQKQKFPKAFIDRLFLNKERIKDIASGLKEIAKLPDPVGEGTKMWQRPNGMRIGKIRVPIGVIGVIYESRPGVTADAAGLCLKSGNSVILRGGSESINSNRAIAGILSNAATSSGIPEGAVQIMEMTEREAVTELLKLDTYIDLIIPRGGEELIRFIRENSTIPFVRHDKGLCHTFVDRDANIEMAEKICFNAKVQRPGVCNAMETLLVHKDIAGKFLPLMVKKYKDAGVEIRGCSRTKGVVSDIKDATEDDWRTEYLELILSVKIVDSVEEAISHISDYGSGHSEAIITSNYFNAQKFLREVDASSVFVNASTRLADGNQYGLGAEMGISTQKLHCRGPMGLEDLTSQKYIIYGDGQVRQ